Below is a window of Colletes latitarsis isolate SP2378_abdomen chromosome 5, iyColLati1, whole genome shotgun sequence DNA.
TAAAGCAATTAATGTTTCAAAGGACAACAAAAATAATACCAAAGAAATAGAGTTTAAATGGAAAAagtttttacaatatttatatcCACATGTATGGCAATTATTAATAGCTCTTTCTGTaagtatatatgtatgtacaatATACAGTAAGTTCTCCAGTTACTTGGTTTTAAAGTATAAGAGACTTACTCACAGTAATATAGTTTAAAAGTCTGATTCTGATTTTTCTTTCACCCTAAAATACAGTGTATTTATCAGGGATTGAAAAGGTTCTGAACATAATTTTGAAACTAGTATACAAAGGTTCTGATTGAGAGcctttaaaaagttaaattgatATTATAACTGTTATGAATTAAAAATGTTCTAGTTTGTATTGGTCATGGTTCTACAGAACTGTTATTACATTGATTTTTAAGTTTTATATGAGTTCTGAAATGGTTCTACATCTGTTATGAAATGAttttgttatacatacatatatcagTCTTATTTTATTCATCATTCatagataaataaatttattgattTGTACTGTACTGTATTAGTGTAAATAAAGTaccaatattaataaaataaatatgaattaaaAATATCCAATGGATGCTAATTTAATACTAATACCCACCCaatataaatttttgaaaaaatcaatatatttttaatatttttaagagtGTACAGAATGCAAAAATTTGACACAGAATACTACAATTATTTTAAAACCAATATAGAACCACTTCAGAACTAATATAATAATGGTTCTGTGGAACTATAAACATAACTGTTAATTTATCTTAGAAAACTTTAGAACAAATTAACTACCTAAATTGAGAACTTACTGTATGCATGTAGAACAGTATTGTATTTTACATGTTTTTATCCATAATTTTTAGAGTGCATTGATTGTTGCTGTATTAAATATTTGGATACCACAGTGTGTGGGTGATGTTATAAATGTATTAACTAAAGTTTGTCAAAATAAAGGAGAAGATACTGTGAAACATGTGCTCTTGCAACTTACAAAGCCTGCATTTGCATTGGCACGTATGTATACTGTACAAGTACGTGATTAATgactttataaataattaatattgtttACTAGAGATAATttagataaaaaatattttaatgcctgaaaaaaaaattttttttctcaggcACTTTTTACATTTATCTATATTTATACACTTTCTCACGTGGGTGAGAGGATAGCAATGAATTTACGTCAAGATTTATTCAAATCGATTATTATGCAAGACATCGCATTCTTTGATAAAAATCGCAGCGGCGAAATAATCAGTCGATTAACGAGCGATATTCAAGATTTCAAAAGTACCTTCAAAACCTGCATATCACAAGGTTTAAGAAGTACTACACAAATTATTGGATGTGTAGTTTCAGTAGTAATGATTTCACCAGAACTAACTGCTGCAATGGTGTTTTCTATGCCAACTATAATTTTTATTGGTACATTGCTTGGAAGAAATTTACGACAATTATCAATACAGGCACAAGATCAAATTGCTAAATCCACAGCTGTTTGTGAAGAAGCTATACAAAATATAAGAACGgtatgataataataatgacaAATTTATTTGTATTATGTAATGCTTGTGATTGGTTTCTTTTATTGATCTACACATAGGTAAAGGCTTTTGCAGCAGAAGAGAAAGAAACAGAAATGTTTTCTAAAGAGGTTGAATTGGGGTCTAAGTTATATGAAAAATTGGGCTTTGGAATTGGTATATTCCAGGGAGGAACAAATCTGTTCCTCAATGGTATTTTACTTTGTACATTGTACTTTGGTGGACATTTAATGTCTACTGGACAGCTATCTCCAGGAGAATTGATGGCATTTTTAATGGCCACACAAACTATACAACGCTCTCTATCACAATTGTCATTATTATTTGGAACCTATGTTAAGGGTATTAGTGCTGGGGCGAGAATTttcgaggtatacgaatagtttaaattaaaaatacttgTTAATATCGCCGCAAACTGTTTCTTATTTAATGTCTCGTAATTTATCGCAACAGTATTTGGACATGCCACCATCACCAATGATGGTTACTGGACAAATTATTACAGACCAGTCGCTTGCAGGAAATATAACTTTTAATAATGTCAAGTTTAGTTATCCTACTAGGCCCGACCATATTGTTTTAAGGAATTTTAACTTAAACATTCCAGCTGGAAAAACGGTAGCTATTGTTGGTGCTAGCGGTAATGGTAAATCAACGATAGCCGCTTTATTAGAAAGGTAATTTCTCAATTAATTAACCGGAATCTCTTTCTCGCGTAATAAATTCCCACTTTTGATTACGATTTTTTTAAGTAACTGtcgtaaaatattttagattttaCGATGTTAACGAGGGCTCGATCAAAATCGATGGTA
It encodes the following:
- the LOC143341627 gene encoding mitochondrial potassium channel ATP-binding subunit isoform X1 → MSILRTVLFKPSINCTNPRNSLLMLMLKQRSKLLNVAKRKFNSNVKECIKDSNTKLKTFPSILKFGFGGLGVITTCVLKSHSVVAECKAINVSKDNKNNTKEIEFKWKKFLQYLYPHVWQLLIALSSALIVAVLNIWIPQCVGDVINVLTKVCQNKGEDTVKHVLLQLTKPAFALARMYTVQALFTFIYIYTLSHVGERIAMNLRQDLFKSIIMQDIAFFDKNRSGEIISRLTSDIQDFKSTFKTCISQGLRSTTQIIGCVVSVVMISPELTAAMVFSMPTIIFIGTLLGRNLRQLSIQAQDQIAKSTAVCEEAIQNIRTVKAFAAEEKETEMFSKEVELGSKLYEKLGFGIGIFQGGTNLFLNGILLCTLYFGGHLMSTGQLSPGELMAFLMATQTIQRSLSQLSLLFGTYVKGISAGARIFEYLDMPPSPMMVTGQIITDQSLAGNITFNNVKFSYPTRPDHIVLRNFNLNIPAGKTVAIVGASGNGKSTIAALLERFYDVNEGSIKIDGKDLRSLNAGYLRGNVLGYIDQEPILFATSIMENIRYGKQDATDEDVIEAAKEANAHEFITKFPNKYETQVGERGAQLSGGQKQRIAIARALLKRPSILILDEATSALDYKSERIVQKALEGATRGRTVLVIAHRLSTVKTADIIVVLQKGIIVEMGTHTELIKKGGVYYTLVNEQDKENT
- the LOC143341627 gene encoding mitochondrial potassium channel ATP-binding subunit isoform X2, which gives rise to MCSCNLQSLHLHWHALFTFIYIYTLSHVGERIAMNLRQDLFKSIIMQDIAFFDKNRSGEIISRLTSDIQDFKSTFKTCISQGLRSTTQIIGCVVSVVMISPELTAAMVFSMPTIIFIGTLLGRNLRQLSIQAQDQIAKSTAVCEEAIQNIRTVKAFAAEEKETEMFSKEVELGSKLYEKLGFGIGIFQGGTNLFLNGILLCTLYFGGHLMSTGQLSPGELMAFLMATQTIQRSLSQLSLLFGTYVKGISAGARIFEYLDMPPSPMMVTGQIITDQSLAGNITFNNVKFSYPTRPDHIVLRNFNLNIPAGKTVAIVGASGNGKSTIAALLERFYDVNEGSIKIDGKDLRSLNAGYLRGNVLGYIDQEPILFATSIMENIRYGKQDATDEDVIEAAKEANAHEFITKFPNKYETQVGERGAQLSGGQKQRIAIARALLKRPSILILDEATSALDYKSERIVQKALEGATRGRTVLVIAHRLSTVKTADIIVVLQKGIIVEMGTHTELIKKGGVYYTLVNEQDKENT